Genomic DNA from Synergistaceae bacterium:
GCCCTCTCGAAAAGCTGGTGGAGGTAAAATCCCCGTTAGAAATATTTTAAATAGTTTATAATAATAACGATTTACTTGAAAATTAGGTAAAAATGCAATAAATAAATATACGGCGAGAGGCGTATATTTGCAGGGTATTTGCCAGGTTTTGCGAGGATTTGCAGGGAAAGGAAAAGGGTGAGAAACATGTTGGATCTGTTGGGCAACAATCTGAGTTTCAGAGTTTTATTCGTGTGCAGAGACCTCGGCGCGAACACGGCCACGGGACGGGCGGCCCAGGCGCTGATCAGGGATTTGAGCAAAGAGGAGGCGCAGGTCGTCGAAGCCGTCTCTCTGGACGACGCCATTGCCATCATCTCCTCCGACGCGACCCTCCAGGCGGTGATTCTGGACTGGAACCTTCCGGGCGACGAGGACCACGGGGACGCCATCGCCATTATGGAGGCCATTCGCTCCCAGTCCAGCGTTCTGCCCGTTTTTCTGATGTCCGACAGGGGGACGGTGCAGGAGATTCCGGTGGACATCATCGGCAAGGCCAGCGACCTGATCTGGCTTCTGGAGGACACCCCCGACTTCGTCACCGGGCGCATCTCCGCCGCTGCCGCCCGCTACAGACGAATGCTTTTGCCTCCCATGTTCGAGGCGCTGGTGGAGTTCTCCGGCGTCCACGAGTACTCCTGGCACACCCCGGGACACACCGGCGGCACGGCGTTTCTGAAGTCCCCCGTGGGGCGCGCGTTTTTCAATTTCTTCGGGGAAAATCTGCTGCGGTCCGACCTGTCCATCTCCGTGGGCGAGCTGGGGTCCCTGCTGGACCACTCCGGCCCCATCGGCAGGGGGGAGCAGTACGCAGCCAAGGTCTTCGGCGCTCACCGCACCTACTACGTCACCAACGGATCCTCCACGTCGAACCGGATCATCCTCATGGCCAGCGTCACCCGGGATCAGGTCGTCCTCTGCGACCGCAACTGCCACAAGTCCGTGGAGCACTCAATGACCATGACCGGAGCGATTCCCACGTACCTCATGCCCTCCCGCAACCGCTACGGCATCATCGGGCCGATCTACCCCGAAAAACTGACGCCGGAGGTCGTCAAAAAGAGCATCTCGGACAACGCTCTGGTCCGGCAGGGCATCGACCCCACCCCCGTCCACGCGGTCATCACGAACTCCACCTATGACGGCCTGTGCTACAACGTCTCCCGGGTGGAGGAGCTTCTGGGGAAAACGGTGGACCGCCTGCATTTCGACGAGGCCTGGTACGGCTACGCCCGATTCAACCCGATTTACACGAAGCGATTCGCCATGCACGGCGACCCGGCGGAGTATTCCAAAGACCGCCCCACCGTCTTCGCGACCCACTCCACTCACAAGCTGCTGGCGGCCCTTTCCCAGGCGTCCATGGTTCACGTTCGGGACGGGCGCAACAGCATTTCTCACGAGCGTTTCAACGAATCCTTCATGATGCACTCCTCCACCTCGCCCCAGTACGCCATCATCGCCTCCAACGACGTCAGCGCGGCCATGATGGACGGGCCGGGGGGCTACTCGCTGACCACGGACTCCATCCGCGAGGCGGTGGCCTTCCGCCAGATGCTGTCGCGCCTCCACCGCACCTATCAGGAGAAAAACGACTGGTTCTTCACCACCTGGCAGCCGGACGAAGTGCAGGAAAACGGAAAGACCATCCCCTTCTACGAGGCCTCGGAGGAGATTCTGACGGGCAACCCGAACTGCTGGGTCCTGCACCCCGGAGCAAAATGGCACGGGTTCGAGGGTCTGGAGGACGGCTACTGCATGCTGGACCCGATCAAGGTCTCCATCCTCACCCCCGGCATGGGGGACGACGGCGTGCTCCTGAAGCAGGGCATTCCGGCCTCCATCCTCACCATGTACCTCGACCAGGACGGCATCGTGGTGGAGAAAACCACCGATTTCACCATCCTCGTCCTCTTCTCCATGGGCATCACAAAGGGGAAATGGGGCTCCCTGCTGAACGCGCTGCTGGAGTTCAAGAGAGATTACGACGACAACGCCCCCCTGTCCAGAGTGCTGCCCGGCCTGCTGGAGGCGTCCCCCGACCATTACGGAAAAATGGGGCTTCGCGACCTGGCCGACGAGATGTTCAGGGCCATGAACGAGTTTCAGACCACCGCTTATCTGTCAAGGGCCTTTTCCGTGCTGCCTCAGCCGAAAATGAGCCCGGTGGAGGCCTACGAAATTCTGGTGAAGGGCAGCGTCGAGTCCGTAACGCTGGACAAACTCGCAAACCGCACCGTGGCCACGGGAGTCGTGCCCTACCCGCCGGGGATTCCGCTTCTGATGCCAGGCGAAAACGCGGGGCCGGACGACAGCCCCATGATCGCCTATCTGCGCTCGCTGGAGTCGTTTGACGCGCGTTTCCCCGGCTTTGCCCACGATACCCACGGCGTGGAAGTGAAGGACGGAAAATACCACATTTTGTGCGTAAAGGAGGCATGAACAATGGCGGAAGACGCCGGAGCGAAGAGCTCCAACAAAATTGGCCTGGTCGCCGCGACGCTGATGGTGGCCGGCAACATGATGGGTTCAGGGGTGTTCATGCTCCCCGCCAACCTGGCCGCCACGGGAGGTATCGCGCTTCTGGGGTGGATCGTCACGATTGTGGGCTCCGTGTCGCTGGCGCTGGTCTTCGCGAAGCTGGCGGCTCTGGACCCCATAGCTGGCGGCCCCTACGCCTACACGCGAAAGGCCTTTGGCGACTACATGGGCTATCAGACCAACCTCATTTACTGGCTGGCCAACGTGGTGGGCAACGCAGGGCTTGCCGTGGCGGGCATCGGCTACCTGACAGCCTTTTTCCCCGAGCTGAAGGACCCGCTGATTTCGGCCCTCGCCCAGATCGTGGTCATCTGGTTTTTCACCTGGGCCAACATTCTCGGCCCTAAAACCGTTGGGAAAATTCAGTCCTGCACGACGTCCTTCGCTCTGGTTCCCATCATCGGAATCGCGATTATCGGCTGGTTCTGGTTCAAGCCGTCGGTCTACGCGGCGGGCTGGAACGTTTCGGGGCACAGCGCCCTGGGGGCCGTGGGCGCCACGCTCAACTTCACGCTCTGGGCCTTCATCGGCGTTGAAAGCGCGTCGGTCTCCGCCGGAGTTGTGGAAAACCCCTCGAAAAATGTCCCCATCGCCACGGTGGGAGGCGTGCTCATTGCGGCTGTCTGCTACGTTTTGAGCTCGACGGTCATCATGGGGATGATCCCCAACAAAGACCTTGTGGCCTCCTCGGCGCCCTTCGTCGACGCGGCTCAGATCGCGCTGGGGCCTGTGGCCGGAAAGGCCGTGGCGATCTGCGCGGCCATCGGGTGCCTGGGCTCTCTGGCGGGCTGGACCCTGCTGGTGGGCCAGACGGCGAAGGCGGCGGCGGACGACGGCCTTTTCCCCAGCCTCTTCGCGAAGGTCAACGAGAAGGACGTTCCCTCCATGGGCCTGACTCTGGTGGCCTGTTTCATGACGGTTCAGGTGCTGGCCACCATGTCCCCCACGGCCAGCAGCCAGTTCGGCAAAATCGCCTCCATCGCGGTCATCATGACCCTGCTGCCCTACATCTACTCGGCCGTGGCCCTGAAGGTTCTGGGCTGGCATAAGATGGACAACAAATCTTATTTCAAATATTCCGTAATTATTATTATCGCGTCCGTGTACAGCCTTTGGGCCATGGTGGGTTCAGACGGGCAGCAGACCCGCTGGTCGCTGATTTTCGTTATCGCGACCATCGTTTTCTACGCGATGGCCCTCAACCACAAGCGCGACGTGGAGGAAGGGCACCTTCGCCCGGAGGGGCCTGTTCCCGGCTGGGTGAAGTACTTCGTCCTCACGGCCTTCGTCGTGGCGCTGGCGGTGATGTTCTGGGTTTCCGTGGGGCGCCATGAGGACCTGAAGCTGCACCGGCGCGGGCACGTGACCCCCGTCACGCAGGTGACGCAGCAGCAGGATTCCACGCCGGCCTCCCAGTAAAAGAAGTAAAAGACTAAAAGTAAATACACAAAAGTGGTCCCGCGTCGAAAGCACCGGCGCGGGATTGTTTGTCTCATACGTTTTCGGGTATCCTGTCAGGCGGTTTTCAGGGCGAGTCCGGCATTTTTTAAAGCGGCGATCAGTTTGCTGTCCATCGTCGCCAGCGGCAGAGCAAGCCGGGCGGCCAACTCCAGATAACAGGCGTCGTAAATCGTCAGATCATACCTGCGCGCCAACGCCTCCACCCGCGGCATTCTGAAGTTCACAGGCGCTTCATCCACGCTGATCGGGAGGCCGGAGATGAGCTCAATGGTTTCCAGCGTCGTCTCGCGGGTAATCAATCCCCGTTTCTCGAATTGCCGCAAAACATTGTTGACTTCCATGCAGCATATGACCGGCACAATGGCGCTTTCCCTGTTCATGAGGGTCAGAAT
This window encodes:
- the adiC gene encoding arginine/agmatine antiporter, with product MAEDAGAKSSNKIGLVAATLMVAGNMMGSGVFMLPANLAATGGIALLGWIVTIVGSVSLALVFAKLAALDPIAGGPYAYTRKAFGDYMGYQTNLIYWLANVVGNAGLAVAGIGYLTAFFPELKDPLISALAQIVVIWFFTWANILGPKTVGKIQSCTTSFALVPIIGIAIIGWFWFKPSVYAAGWNVSGHSALGAVGATLNFTLWAFIGVESASVSAGVVENPSKNVPIATVGGVLIAAVCYVLSSTVIMGMIPNKDLVASSAPFVDAAQIALGPVAGKAVAICAAIGCLGSLAGWTLLVGQTAKAAADDGLFPSLFAKVNEKDVPSMGLTLVACFMTVQVLATMSPTASSQFGKIASIAVIMTLLPYIYSAVALKVLGWHKMDNKSYFKYSVIIIIASVYSLWAMVGSDGQQTRWSLIFVIATIVFYAMALNHKRDVEEGHLRPEGPVPGWVKYFVLTAFVVALAVMFWVSVGRHEDLKLHRRGHVTPVTQVTQQQDSTPASQ
- a CDS encoding type II toxin-antitoxin system VapC family toxin; the encoded protein is MRTSFVIDASVIISWRDPRPQESYGQNILTLMNRESAIVPVICCMEVNNVLRQFEKRGLITRETTLETIELISGLPISVDEAPVNFRMPRVEALARRYDLTIYDACYLELAARLALPLATMDSKLIAALKNAGLALKTA